CTTTACCATTTGGGATTTTACCAAGAATCAAAATTTCCCCTTTTGCAGTTTGGAAGTATTCAAAATTTTTCGGACAAAAATGAGCAGAATTCTTTACATTGTCATTATGTATGTACCAGTACCAGTACATTAATCCGAAGATAATATTGCCGAATGAGAAGAAATTTCCAATGAAGTTTCATGGCCAACCACAAACAAATTTCATAGCATTGAGATTCAAATTCCCCTTTGGCCACTTTCTTTTGCCAGCTTTCTACAGGATCCCATTTACTAAGATGATTATgcattattttttcatattctgAAGCTAACTGTCTGAcacattttattttcattgccGTCAGAACACGATACCTCCAAGAGCTTCAATCTTGTTTAATGTTGCCAACATATTGCTCCTAACTGAGAAAAGTTAAAAGAAGGTAGCAATACCTTATAAGTTAATTTGCATGAGATAACTAATCAACCATTGACTTCTAAAATATCTCCATAACACTTGTCTACTATATAAGCACAACCCACAAAGCCTAATGTCATCACATTCTTTTAGGAGGGAAAAAATGGCATTGATCATATTCCTTGCTATGTCTCTTCTCCTCCATGGAGCTCTTGGTAAACCCATTTCAAGAAATTTTCCCATTTTATTTCCTCATGTAAATCTATTaactttttgtttttaaattgttCAGGGGAGCTTGCATGTGAGCAATTGCCAGTTGAGCTTTGCTCATACTCAATTGCTTCTTCTGGGAAGCGATGCTTATTAGAGAATTTTCCAACAAAAGATGGGAAGGTTGAATACCAATGCAAGACATCAGAAGTGGTAGTTGATATAATGCAGGAATGGATTGAGAGTGATGAATGTGTTAGTGCATGTGGACTTAATAGAAATACTATTGGTATCTCATCAGACAATTTTCATCAGCCTCAGTTTTTGGCTAAACTTTGCTCAGATGATTGTTATAAAGCTTGCCCCAACATTGTTGATCTTTACTTCAATTTGGCCTTGGGAGAAGgtatatttaattagttattgaTGGATTTCTCTACTTTCACATtgtacttctttttttttttttggtatgtttctttggaaccatgttttttcttctaaaaaaaaaaaaaagaaaacttttGAAAATGTTTTGAAtactttaaaaagaaaaacaatttttaattattagtttCACAAACTGCAATTAAAGAGGGCACTTTGGGAATTGATTTGCAAGTTGAAGTTGAAAATTGTAGAcggtaataaaaataataatttaaaaaaattaaatttattgcaAGCAAATATCTCAGCACttttaatacaataattttttattgtttaatgaatgataaattaaaattataatatttttaggaTCT
This is a stretch of genomic DNA from Manihot esculenta cultivar AM560-2 chromosome 2, M.esculenta_v8, whole genome shotgun sequence. It encodes these proteins:
- the LOC110609308 gene encoding uncharacterized protein LOC110609308; the encoded protein is MSSHSFRREKMALIIFLAMSLLLHGALGELACEQLPVELCSYSIASSGKRCLLENFPTKDGKVEYQCKTSEVVVDIMQEWIESDECVSACGLNRNTIGISSDNFHQPQFLAKLCSDDCYKACPNIVDLYFNLALGEGAYLPNLCDNPRRALSATSSSGHAVTNLHSGGVSPAASPISGDVDPACAPPSI